GATTGGATGATCTAACCATAAAGGCGGAGCTTATGGGGACAGAAAAGGTCGTTGCTGAAGCCTTCAACCTTATGCCTCTGTGTGCGGTTAAGATTCCGATAAAAATTAAGTCCGACTATATCCCGGAAAAAGAAGAGAGCCTTGCCGTCAATATCAGAATTTCAACCGGTGACTTTTCTGTTGCCACCAGAATCTGGCTCCAGATAAAAGATGCGGCTGAACCCCGGATAGAAACCTTCATTTCAGAAATAGACGGTTCCTGTCAGTACTATGCTGTCTCTCCTCCCCTTGATTATAGTCCGGATTCCACTTACGCCCTTATAATGACCTGTCACGGCGCCGGGGTCAAAGCCTTTGGCCTGGTGAAGAGTTATATCCGGAAAGACTGGGCGTTTGTCGTGGCGCCGACGAATCGACGCCGATTCGGCTTTGACTGGCAGGATTGGGGCAGGCTTGATTTTTTCGAAGTCCTCAACCGGGTCAAAGAGAGATTTAAAATAGATACAAATCGTATATATTTAACCGGCCATTCAATGGGCGGTCACGGTGTCTGGCACATCGGTTTGTCCCACCCAGACGTCTTTGCTGGGATGGCGCCGTCTGCCGGCTGGACAAACTTTCGGTTATATGTTCCCTGGTTTTTACAGAAAGCCGAGATATTTGCAGAACCCCAGCTTATAAAATTCCGGGATATGGTGCTGCGTGAAGACGCCTGTATGCCTTTTCTGGAGAACGCTTATAATCTTCCAATCTACATTCTTCAGGGTGGTGCAGATGATAATGTTCCGCCGATTCAATCCCGGCTGTTCGTAAAAGGATTGAATGCTCTTGGTTATGAGTTCGTCTACAACGAAGTTGTCGGGAAAAAGCACTGGTGGGATTTCGACACCACGCCTGGTATTGATTGTGTTGATTTGAAGGAAATGATGGATTTTCTGAAGGCAAAAACCAGAGATCCTTATCCGCAAAAGATTGTATTCAGAACCACGGACATCGGTCATTCCAATAGATGCTACTGGATAGAAATTGACGAGCAGGAAGAGCTCTACAAAGACAGCCGGGTGATAGCAGAGGTTGTGGGCAAAAAGAGCATAATGGATCCCTGGGAGTACGGAGAGGCGGTGGCTACAGAGTTGAAGATAGAGCTGGTAAATGTCGCCAGATTCACGATCTTTCTGAACGACTCCCTTGTCTCTCCCGGCCTGGTGAATCTTGTTATCAATGGACAGAATATTACCTTTGAATACCGAAAAGAATGCCGACTTTCCTTTCGAAAAACCGGCGATAAATTCCTCTGGGCGACCGATGAGGTCCTTACCACTAAACGACCGGGAGTTTACGGCCCGATAAAACGCGCTTATTTCAGTCCTTTTGTTCTTATTTACGGAACAACGGGTGATGCGCTTTCTACTGAACACAATTTCGAGCTTGCCCGACTCCAGGCTTATTTCTGGTGGTATCGAGCCAATGGCTTTGTTCGTATCCTGCCTGACACCGAGGTCACCCGTGAAATCATTGAGAACTATAATCTGATTCTCTTCGGTAATGCTGTGACAAATTCCGTCCTGAAGTGGATAAATCACAGACTGCCGCTGCGAATCGAAAAAGGCAGCGTTATTGTGGGTGATCGAATCTTGACGCAAAAAGATTTATGCCTGATCGAGATATATCCCAACCCCCTCAATCCTGAAAAATTTGTTCTGTTGTATGCTCCGACGACGAAAAAAGCTGAGGAGATTATGGGTATGTTCATACCCCTGTACGCCGGTGCCGGCTTGCCCGATTTTGTCGTTTATGACCGTTCTGTTTTGAAGTACGGTTGGGCCGGCGTCAAGGCAGCGGGTTTCTTTGATAAGAACTGGGAACCTGACCGGAAATTGATTTATATAAAAAAATAAAACACCGGTTATTTCTGAAAAAAGACGAAGATTATCACGGTCGAGATTAAATAGAGTAAACTCGTCGACAGGAACGGAACAGAGTAAGAGAAGTGTTCGATAAGATAACCTCCGATGCTCGCACTTACGCCCCAGCCTGCGGTCCACGCAATTACAAGGAGGGCGTTGGTGAAAGGTTGTTCATCAGTACGTACTTTTTCCATTGCAAAATTGGTGAATAACGGTTGCGCCATATTCATCAGGGCGGCGCGGATTAAAAACGCAACGACCGCCAGAACGAGATTGTGTGTAAGCCCCAGAATGACAAAGAAAGGAATGCTGAACAATTGAGAAAAGACAACGGTTTTGATCTTTCCGAATTTTTCCGCCAGCAGCGGCGCGACGAGTAAGCCGCTTATCATTAAGAACTGTTGAATGCTGTAAAAGACGCCGATTAATTTCGTCGGCGTCATAAAGACTTCCTTGAAGTAGAGATTAAAAAAAGGAATACTCAAACCGGCACCGATGCCGACGACCAGATTCGGTAGGAACAGTTTAAGAATCAAACGGCGCGAATGGATTTTGAACTTTTTTGGCTGTTCAACAGCACTTTCTTTTATCATAAAATACGGCACAAGGGCGATAAGCACCAGACCACTGAATATGTACAGGGTGTAGCGGTAAGTTAAATAAGGATCAGCACCTGTTTCAGCGATGACTCCCGGTAAAAAGCCGGCGAGTATGTTTCCGACGATCCCGGCGACGAGCATCAGGGCGAACTGCATGCTGAAAAGATAATGCCTTTCTTTCACCGTGCTGTTGCGCATAAAAAAGGGTGCCGCAGCGACCCGGGAAAAGACGGCTGCCAGTCCGGCGGCGAACCCGCCGGTGAGAATCAAATGATAATGCACCGTGGTTATCTGAATCAAATAGGAAAACGTGGCTATCGGCGTGGCAATCAGAAGAATCCGCTTTATCGGCACCCTCCTGATGACGATTGAGGCGGGAATAGCCATAATCACGGTTCCTAAGGTCGTGGCGGAGATGATATTGCCGATGCGTCCTTCAGGAAAGCCCAGTGTTTTCAGATAAAGATTAAAGAGCAGCATAAAACCGGAAAACCCCATTCCCATAAAGAAGGTTCCGATCAAAAACAATCGGGCGTTGCGCGAAAACAGCCGGAGGTTGGCTCGGTATTTGAAAAACCCTCGGCTTATTTTTTGTGGAAAAATAAAAAACATTCTCTGCACTTTTTCTTTTATATGTTTACAAAGATCTCAAATTGTTTGAATGACTATTTCATATGCACGGCCAAGAGAAGTTAAGTTGCCGGATTATTGTAATCTTTCGATGATTATTTCAGCTACCTTTTTACCGGACAAAAGCATTCCGCCGAATATCGGCCCCATTCTCGGTCCACCGAAAACTGCGTTTGCCGCCATTCCGCAGACATAGAGATTGGGATAAGCTTCCTTGGTGTTCTTCAGTGTGAGCTGTTCAGCTAAATCAGCCCACATCGATTTTTCACCTTCAATCTTACCGCTTGAGGTGAGTAATTTTCCTCCGCTCTTTTTTTCAACGATATGGGTGATTTCACAAGGGTGACCGGTGGCGTCGATGACGATTTTTGCTTTAAAAGAGACCGGATCAATATGCAGCTTTGCCATCTCCACGCTCGACCAGTTGATGACCACTCCACAGACGCCGTCGTTGCGTACAATAACGTCCTCGATGGATACGAGATTGAAAATCCGCAGGCCTGCTTTGAGCGCTTTGTCAGTAAGGCAGGCGGTCGCCTCCAGGGAATTGGCGACATAATAGCCTTTTTCATATTCATGATAAACTATACCGAATTCATCGAGCACGGCTCTACCCTGGTCCTGAACCACAATCCGGTTGAACATAATCCCGCCGCCCGGCATACCACCCCCTGGTTTCAGCCCGCGTTCAAAAAGGAGTGTCTTTATACCTTTTTTCGCTAAATAGTAGCCGGCACAAAGTCCTGACGGTCCTGCTCCTCCGATTATGACATCAGCCTCAACCGAATCGAGCAATTCTTTTGTATAGGTTTCAATAATCGCCCTGGTGATTATGGTTTCTTCGATCATCTTAAGACGCCGAATCTTCCTCCAAAAGACAGACGAAAAGTTGCTTTTGTATCACCGTTACCGCTGATAATAATACCCGGTTCAAAAAAGAGTTTTGTTCCGGGACTTATCGGATAATCGATTCCCATACCGGCACGGATGGAGAAGATGGTCTGTGACCCCGCACCTGTGTCAATGACATTAAAACCGAAGCCCGCATGGATATAGGGTGCAAGGTCGCGCATGGGTATCGGTATCAGGGCGTCAATGCTGCCGTTGTTATTCAGGTAGAATGAAGTATTGCCTCCAACGACAAGCTCGGTGAGTTCCATTCTGAGTCCAAAGGTTGATAATGGATTGACAACTACTTCTGCACCGATTCCAATCCTCACTTCATCACCGATATAGAGATTCGCTTTTGGTCCGAGTTCGAACAGATAACGACGTGAGCGTTTGATTCCCTTGGCGTTTAAAACTGAAACCAGTATCAGACAGAGACCGACAACAGTGATTATTTTTTTCATTTCATCCTCCTTTGAGATATTGTATATAAAAAAAAAGAAAATTCAAGGTGGTAATGTAGAACTTTTTAAAAGATTTTTATTGTTTTATGATGTTTTTTAAATAAGCAGCAGCTTCTTTAATTTTTGCCGGATTTCCTCCGCCGCCTTCAGCAAGGTGGCTGCGGCCGCCGCCGCCGCCGCCGATGATTCCACTTACTTCCTTGATCAGTTTATTTGCCGGGTGTTTATTTACTTTGTTCTTGCCCACGAAGATCAGATAATTGACTTTTTGATTCACTGTTTCATAGAGCATGCCGATTGAGTCTTCTGCCTTTGCCATCAAGATGTCCGCAACCATACGCATACCGTTCTTTCCGAAATTCTTCAGCTCGTCAACGATGATCGGTTCTTTTGTTTCAGCCTGTTTTGCCAGTAATCTCTTTGCCCGGCTGCGGGCGAGCTCACGCAGTGCCGCTTCCAGGTCTTTTTCTCTTTTCCTCTGCTGTGCCAGGGTGTCTTTCAGCCACCTGGTTAAGTCTTTGTCTTTGCTGCCGATCAATTCCTGCATCTCTTTTATAATTAATTCATCCTGACGCAGACGCTCAAACAGCCGCAGCCCGACGAGCGCCTCCACACGCCGGATTCCGGCTGCAACCGATTCCTGATTGATGATTTTAAACAGACCGATTTCGCCTGTGTTGTCAAGGTGGATACCTCCGCAGAGCTCAATGGAAAAGTCGCCGATCTTGACCACCCGCACCCGGTCGCCGTACTT
This genomic stretch from candidate division WOR-3 bacterium harbors:
- a CDS encoding MFS transporter encodes the protein MFFIFPQKISRGFFKYRANLRLFSRNARLFLIGTFFMGMGFSGFMLLFNLYLKTLGFPEGRIGNIISATTLGTVIMAIPASIVIRRVPIKRILLIATPIATFSYLIQITTVHYHLILTGGFAAGLAAVFSRVAAAPFFMRNSTVKERHYLFSMQFALMLVAGIVGNILAGFLPGVIAETGADPYLTYRYTLYIFSGLVLIALVPYFMIKESAVEQPKKFKIHSRRLILKLFLPNLVVGIGAGLSIPFFNLYFKEVFMTPTKLIGVFYSIQQFLMISGLLVAPLLAEKFGKIKTVVFSQLFSIPFFVILGLTHNLVLAVVAFLIRAALMNMAQPLFTNFAMEKVRTDEQPFTNALLVIAWTAGWGVSASIGGYLIEHFSYSVPFLSTSLLYLISTVIIFVFFQK
- a CDS encoding thiazole biosynthesis protein, encoding MIEETIITRAIIETYTKELLDSVEADVIIGGAGPSGLCAGYYLAKKGIKTLLFERGLKPGGGMPGGGIMFNRIVVQDQGRAVLDEFGIVYHEYEKGYYVANSLEATACLTDKALKAGLRIFNLVSIEDVIVRNDGVCGVVINWSSVEMAKLHIDPVSFKAKIVIDATGHPCEITHIVEKKSGGKLLTSSGKIEGEKSMWADLAEQLTLKNTKEAYPNLYVCGMAANAVFGGPRMGPIFGGMLLSGKKVAEIIIERLQ